The Helianthus annuus cultivar XRQ/B chromosome 16, HanXRQr2.0-SUNRISE, whole genome shotgun sequence genome includes a window with the following:
- the LOC110918839 gene encoding uncharacterized protein LOC110918839: MPFTGQLEDGRPFIATLALQAHGTGVVGDGKQLKFWIDPWLSTEPLKYKFPSLFCLEQDKRCNVADRIPDCNGSHAVCWNWKHYPATEMEIEELIQCHRLLSNVSLSKQVDRWVWRQEDGDGYSVKDARNWIKGEVLSVNNSVYQWCKWIPNKCNIFMWRASLNRIPTKDALLHRNIYVENGLCGLCGEVEESVDHLFSGCRFASGMWDAIASWCNIPRFYVFSLSDVLLVLNDLPYTAKKKDIMYGIIIIACWRIWKARNDKIFNGSVSSVTLLVADVKSLAFLWFKCRHKEGCIDWRNWCNFVLPVM; this comes from the exons ATGCCATTCACGGGTCAACTAGAAGATGGGAGGCCATTCATTGCAACTCTCGCTTTACAGGCGCATGGTACAG GGGTGGTGGGCGACGGTAAACAACTAAAGTTTTGGATCGATCCTTGGCTTTCTACAGAACCGTTGAAATATAAGTTTCCGAGCTTGTTTTGCCTGGAACAAGATAAACGCTGCAACGTGGCTGATAGAATTCCAGATTGTAACGGGTCGCATGCTGTCTGCTGGAATTGGAAACATTATCCAGCCACTGAGATGGAAATAGAGGAGTTAATTCAATGCCATCGGCTCCTTTCGAATGTTTCATTAAGCAAACAGGTAGACCGATGGGTTTGGAGGCAAGAAGACGGAGACGGATACTCAGTTAAAGACGCGCGAAATTGGATAAAAGGGGAGGTTCTTTCTGTCAACAACTCGGTCTATCAATGGTGCAAGTGGATTCCGAACAAGTGTAATATTTTTATGTGGCGGGCTAGTCTAAACCGAATTCCTACCAAAGATGCGCTTCTTCATCGTAATATTTACGTTGAAAATGGTTTATGTGGGCTATGCGGTGAAGTTGAAGAGTCGGTGGACCATCTGTTCTCCGGGTGTAGATTTGCGAGTGGTATGTGGGACGCTATCGCTTCATGGTGTAATATTCCGAGGTTTTACGTTTTTTCTTTATCCGATGTgcttcttgttttgaacgatcTGCCTTACACTGCGAAGAAGAAAGATATCATGTATGGTATAATTATTATTGCGTGTTGGCGGATTTGGAAGGCTAGGAACGATAAGATTTTTAACGGCTCGGTATCAAGCGTTACTCTTTTGGTCGCGGATGTGAAGTCTTTGGCGTTTCTTTGGTTTAAGTGTAGGCATAAAGAGGGTTGTATAGATTGGCGAAATTGGTGTAATTTTGTATTGCCGGTGATGTAA